GGCGCGGCGGCGATCACGGCTGCGATGCTGTAGTGCAGCCCCGCCTGCATGGCCTGCACGATCACCTCTGGGTACCGCAGCACGCGGAGCTTGTTCGTGGTGAACGACTGCCAACTGCCCAGGCTCGCAGCGGCGAAGAGCTGCTCGAGCACATCGCGGTCCTCGGTGCTCGTGCCGCGCGCGGCGGCGTACATGCGGGCCCGGGCGGTGTCCTCGTCCATGCCGAGCGTCAGCGCGACGAGGCGCAGGGTGGCGGCCGCTTCCTCGTACTGGTTGAGGTCCTCGCGGTGCAGGTTCTTCAGCAGCGCGGCGCGCATGGCCCGCTCGTCGGTGACTCGCGGACGTTCACGGGCACTTCGGTAAGACCGGTCAGTTGCGCGGCCCGCCAGCGGCGCTCCCCGGCGATGATCTCGTGACCGTCCGGCGTGGGGCGCGCCAGCAGCGGCTGCAGCACGCCGTTCTTGCGGATGGAGTCGGCCAGCTCGGCCAGGCTGGCCTCGTCGAAGTGCTGTCAGGACTGGAAGGCCGCAGGGTGCAGGTCCAAGACAGGGAGGGTGGTGTTTGAAAGGTCCGGAAGAAGGCGGTGTTCAGTAGGTATTCGATGCCGTTGGAGGGCGGAGCAG
The genomic region above belongs to Deinococcus sedimenti and contains:
- a CDS encoding ParB N-terminal domain-containing protein, which gives rise to MLQPLLARPTPDGHEIIAGERRWRAAQLTGLTEVPVNVRESPTSGPCAPRC